From Chryseobacterium joostei, the proteins below share one genomic window:
- a CDS encoding retropepsin-like aspartic protease produces the protein MDFIYLFFTAFISMAVSAQKGPAIIPFSLENNSVYLQCKVNKTDSIKFLFDTGADGSVININSKKKINLKINGRSENRGSNGVNTVDYSSHNILQFGNIQKDNITFTMIPYGIVNFDGVFGTDMMKGKIIEIDYHKNVIRFYDENDTSIDYSGYEKMKLHMIDNYPAVESIITVNDKQYSGFFGLDTGADDALTIASPYAKKNAFSSTMKTIGKATAQGSDGSVYEMPVVLCPSIQFAQKYLYNIPITLSGSTEGIDASEKMAGFFGNGFLKRFNTIIDFKNQLIYFKLNKNLYSEFN, from the coding sequence ATGGATTTTATTTATCTTTTTTTTACGGCATTTATCAGCATGGCAGTTTCGGCACAAAAGGGGCCTGCAATTATTCCCTTTTCTCTGGAGAACAATTCTGTTTATCTACAATGTAAAGTAAATAAAACGGATAGCATCAAGTTTTTATTTGACACGGGAGCAGATGGTTCTGTCATCAATATCAATTCAAAGAAAAAAATAAATCTTAAAATTAATGGCAGGTCAGAAAACAGAGGTTCAAATGGTGTAAATACTGTTGATTACAGCAGCCACAATATTTTACAATTCGGAAACATTCAGAAAGACAATATTACTTTCACCATGATTCCTTATGGCATCGTAAATTTTGATGGAGTCTTCGGTACAGATATGATGAAAGGGAAAATCATTGAGATCGATTATCACAAAAACGTAATCCGGTTTTATGATGAAAATGATACCTCTATTGATTATTCAGGATATGAAAAAATGAAGCTTCACATGATTGACAACTATCCCGCCGTAGAGAGTATTATCACTGTAAATGATAAGCAATACTCAGGATTTTTCGGTCTTGACACCGGAGCGGACGATGCTTTAACTATAGCTTCTCCCTATGCTAAAAAGAATGCCTTTAGCAGCACCATGAAAACTATCGGAAAGGCCACAGCACAAGGTTCTGATGGATCTGTTTATGAAATGCCTGTTGTACTTTGTCCATCCATTCAATTTGCACAGAAATACCTTTATAATATTCCTATCACACTTTCCGGCTCTACTGAAGGGATTGATGCCTCAGAAAAAATGGCGGGATTTTTCGGAAATGGCTTTTTAAAAAGATTCAATACCATTATTGATTTTAAGAATCAGCTTATTTATTTTAAGTTGAATAAAAATCTGTATTCGGAGTTTAACTAA
- a CDS encoding efflux RND transporter permease subunit, producing MKLAEISIKRPSLVIVLFTILTLGGILSYTLMGYELIPKFETNMVTISTVYPGASPAEVETSVTRKIEDAVGSLENVKKVESSSYESLSVIMVQLNDGADVDYALNDAQRKVNAILADLPDDVKAPSLNKFSLDDLPIITMSISSDKLNSKDLYDLLDKKIEPIFSRVNGVAQVDLVGGQEREIQVNLDEKKLQGYGLSIGDVQQSILSSNLDFPTGSLKTRTSKSTIRLSGKYKSIEEMNNLVVSNKNGAQVRLSDIATVFDSQKDAEKVARFNQSSTILMQVKKQSDANAVAVSESVQKTIKTVEEAYKIQGVKVKIVNDTTEFTLESANHVIFDLFLAIILVAIVMLLFLHSIRNAFIVMVSIPASLVAAFIGMNLMGYTLNLMSLLGLSLVVGILVDDAIVVLENIYRHMEMGKSKIRAAYDGASEIGFTVAAITLVIVVVFLPIAMSSGLVANILAQFCVTVVIATLLSLLASFTIIPWLSSRFGKLEHLTGKNWFEKFILWFEGLIDKFTHWITGILEWCLKTTLRRISTVIITFIVLISSFMLVAFGFIGGEFFPPIDRGQFLVQMELSKDATVEKTNQLTLDVEKFLRNDKDVVDLITTVGQQSTGFGGAQATTYQSEVQVNLTDKSERSESTNIKAAKIKRELEEKFTGVEFKTAPIGIMGAENAPIEMVVTAPDNAMAVKEATRILELLKKVPGAVDAELSTDSGNPEVQVSIDRDKMASLGLNLSSVGQSMQTAFNGNTDGKFRAGEYEYDINIRFGDVNRQSIDDVKNLMFTNPQGQQIRLSQFADVKMGSGPSLLERRDKSPSVKVRAKAVGRPVGDVANEWAKQFMDSKQKPIGVDYIWSGDMENQQEGFGTLGIALLAAIVLVYLVMVSLYDSFVYPFVVLFSIPLAMIGVMVILALTANSLNIFTMLGMIMLIGLVAKNAILIVDFTNARKAAGANTHDALVQANHARLRPILMTTIAMIFGMLPIALATGAGAEMNKGLAWVVIGGLTSSLFLTLIIVPVVYSLFDSVLRRMGKDTKVDYEAEMKAEYEHRELNEDGFTPKHLDK from the coding sequence ATGAAGTTAGCAGAAATATCGATTAAAAGACCCTCGTTGGTAATTGTATTATTTACAATTCTGACGTTGGGAGGTATCCTGAGTTATACGCTCATGGGATACGAATTGATTCCGAAGTTTGAAACCAACATGGTAACTATTTCTACGGTGTATCCGGGAGCTTCACCGGCAGAGGTGGAGACGTCCGTCACCCGAAAGATTGAGGATGCCGTAGGTTCTTTGGAAAACGTAAAAAAAGTAGAATCTTCTTCATACGAAAGTTTATCCGTTATCATGGTTCAGCTGAACGATGGTGCAGATGTTGACTATGCTTTGAATGATGCTCAGAGAAAGGTAAATGCTATTTTGGCAGACCTTCCGGATGATGTAAAAGCACCGTCATTGAATAAATTCTCCTTAGATGATTTACCAATTATTACAATGAGTATTTCATCTGATAAATTAAACAGTAAGGACCTTTACGACTTATTAGATAAAAAGATAGAACCCATTTTCTCCCGTGTAAACGGTGTCGCTCAGGTTGATCTTGTGGGTGGGCAGGAAAGAGAAATTCAGGTGAATCTGGATGAGAAAAAATTACAAGGGTACGGACTTTCAATAGGAGATGTACAGCAGTCAATTCTTTCCTCAAACCTTGACTTCCCTACGGGTAGTTTGAAAACAAGGACTTCAAAATCTACGATCAGATTATCAGGGAAATATAAGTCTATTGAAGAAATGAACAACCTTGTTGTTTCCAACAAAAATGGTGCACAGGTTCGTTTATCTGATATTGCAACAGTTTTTGACTCTCAGAAAGATGCTGAAAAAGTAGCGAGATTCAACCAGTCTTCTACCATTTTGATGCAGGTGAAAAAGCAGTCTGATGCAAATGCGGTGGCTGTATCTGAAAGTGTTCAGAAAACCATTAAAACAGTAGAAGAAGCTTATAAAATTCAGGGAGTAAAAGTGAAAATTGTAAACGATACAACAGAATTTACCCTGGAATCTGCAAACCACGTTATTTTCGACTTATTCTTAGCGATTATTCTTGTGGCAATTGTAATGCTATTGTTCCTTCACAGTATCAGAAACGCATTTATCGTAATGGTTTCTATCCCTGCTTCATTGGTGGCAGCATTCATCGGAATGAACCTAATGGGATATACTTTGAACTTGATGAGTTTACTAGGGTTGTCCCTTGTGGTAGGTATCCTTGTGGATGATGCAATTGTTGTACTTGAGAACATCTACCGTCACATGGAGATGGGGAAAAGCAAGATTAGAGCAGCCTATGACGGAGCCTCAGAAATCGGGTTTACCGTTGCAGCGATTACATTGGTAATTGTAGTGGTATTCTTACCAATTGCAATGAGTTCTGGTCTTGTAGCAAACATCCTGGCTCAGTTCTGCGTCACGGTTGTTATTGCAACATTGCTATCATTGTTGGCTTCATTTACCATCATTCCTTGGTTGTCATCAAGATTTGGTAAATTAGAGCATTTAACAGGTAAAAACTGGTTTGAGAAATTCATCCTTTGGTTTGAAGGGTTAATTGATAAATTTACTCACTGGATCACAGGAATTCTTGAATGGTGTCTGAAAACAACGTTGAGAAGAATTTCTACCGTGATTATTACATTTATTGTTTTGATCAGTTCATTCATGCTGGTAGCATTTGGTTTCATTGGAGGAGAATTCTTCCCACCAATTGACCGTGGCCAGTTCTTGGTACAGATGGAACTTTCAAAAGATGCAACCGTTGAAAAAACAAACCAATTAACATTAGATGTTGAAAAGTTCCTAAGAAATGATAAAGATGTTGTAGACCTTATTACAACAGTAGGACAGCAGTCTACAGGTTTTGGTGGTGCTCAGGCAACAACATACCAATCTGAGGTTCAGGTAAACTTAACAGACAAATCTGAACGTTCTGAAAGTACCAACATCAAAGCTGCAAAAATAAAAAGAGAGCTAGAAGAGAAATTCACAGGAGTTGAATTCAAAACTGCTCCAATCGGTATTATGGGTGCTGAAAATGCTCCAATCGAAATGGTAGTAACAGCTCCGGATAATGCAATGGCTGTAAAAGAAGCAACAAGAATTTTAGAATTATTGAAAAAAGTTCCTGGAGCAGTAGATGCAGAATTATCCACAGACTCAGGTAACCCTGAAGTACAGGTGTCTATTGACAGAGATAAAATGGCTTCTTTAGGATTGAACCTTTCAAGTGTAGGACAATCGATGCAGACTGCATTCAACGGAAATACAGACGGGAAATTCAGAGCCGGAGAATATGAATACGATATTAATATCCGTTTTGGAGATGTAAACAGACAATCCATTGATGATGTTAAAAATCTTATGTTTACAAACCCTCAGGGACAGCAAATTCGTTTGAGCCAGTTTGCAGATGTAAAGATGGGTTCAGGACCAAGTTTGCTTGAGCGTAGAGATAAATCTCCATCTGTAAAAGTAAGAGCAAAAGCAGTGGGTAGACCAGTTGGTGATGTTGCCAATGAATGGGCAAAACAGTTTATGGATAGTAAGCAAAAACCTATCGGTGTAGATTACATCTGGAGTGGTGATATGGAGAACCAGCAGGAAGGTTTCGGTACTTTAGGGATTGCATTATTAGCAGCTATCGTATTGGTATACCTGGTAATGGTTTCACTATATGACAGTTTTGTATATCCTTTCGTGGTATTGTTCTCTATTCCATTGGCGATGATCGGGGTAATGGTTATCCTGGCCTTGACAGCTAATTCATTGAACATCTTTACCATGCTGGGTATGATCATGTTGATTGGTCTTGTTGCGAAGAATGCAATCCTTATCGTTGACTTTACGAATGCAAGAAAAGCAGCAGGAGCTAATACACACGATGCTTTGGTACAGGCCAACCATGCACGTCTTCGTCCGATCTTGATGACAACCATTGCGATGATCTTCGGTATGTTACCGATTGCATTGGCAACAGGAGCAGGAGCAGAGATGAACAAGGGGCTTGCATGGGTAGTAATTGGTGGTTTAACATCATCACTATTCCTTACCTTGATCATTGTACCGGTAGTATACTCTTTATTTGACTCTGTTCTAAGAAGAATGGGTAAAGATACTAAAGTAGACTATGAAGCTGAAATGAAAGCTGAATACGAACACAGAGAACTAAATGAGGACGGATTTACTCCTAAGCATTTAGATAAATAA
- a CDS encoding efflux RND transporter periplasmic adaptor subunit, producing MKKTLIYIIVAAVLVGLAAYKIAGNKEKQTQEVKEVAKQVDKINVNIVTVTRENIDTDYSANGTFLPKQEMNQSSEISGRIVSVLVKEGSRVGAGQVLATIKRDAIEVDVTQAQNNLQNAIIDNQRYENAFKTGGVTKQQVDNSRLQLKNAQAAVKAQGVRVNDTSIRAGISGTINKKMVEPGTVVSVGTSMFEIVNINSLKLSVLVDESQIGKIQLGQEVPIKVNVLPEDSFVGRITFIAPKSDASLNFPVEIEVQNRGNLKAGMYATAKFSTNNGAETQNMLTVPAEAFVNGVSSGQLFVVQNGVAKLIKVTIGKVYGDKVQVLSGLNGGEQVVTSGQINLDNGSKVNIIK from the coding sequence ATGAAAAAAACTTTAATATATATCATCGTAGCAGCTGTACTTGTAGGGTTGGCCGCATATAAGATTGCAGGTAACAAAGAAAAGCAGACTCAGGAAGTAAAGGAGGTTGCCAAGCAGGTAGATAAAATCAATGTAAACATTGTAACGGTTACAAGAGAAAATATAGATACAGACTATTCTGCAAACGGAACATTTCTTCCTAAACAGGAGATGAATCAGTCTTCTGAAATTTCAGGACGTATTGTAAGCGTTTTGGTAAAAGAAGGTTCTAGAGTAGGTGCAGGTCAGGTTTTAGCAACAATAAAAAGAGATGCTATCGAAGTTGACGTTACACAGGCTCAAAATAACCTACAGAATGCTATTATCGATAATCAGCGTTACGAAAATGCCTTTAAAACAGGAGGTGTTACAAAACAGCAGGTAGATAATTCAAGACTGCAGCTGAAAAATGCACAGGCAGCTGTGAAAGCACAGGGAGTACGAGTAAATGATACAAGTATCCGTGCAGGTATCAGTGGTACAATCAATAAAAAAATGGTTGAACCGGGTACTGTTGTTTCTGTAGGAACTTCTATGTTTGAAATCGTTAATATCAACAGTCTGAAGCTTTCTGTATTGGTAGACGAAAGCCAGATCGGTAAAATTCAGCTAGGGCAGGAAGTTCCAATTAAGGTTAACGTTTTACCTGAGGATTCTTTTGTAGGGAGAATTACATTTATTGCTCCAAAAAGTGATGCTTCTTTGAATTTCCCTGTTGAAATTGAAGTTCAGAACAGAGGAAACCTAAAAGCAGGTATGTATGCAACTGCTAAGTTTAGTACAAACAACGGTGCAGAAACTCAGAATATGCTGACAGTTCCTGCTGAAGCGTTTGTAAATGGTGTAAGTTCAGGACAGTTATTCGTTGTTCAGAATGGTGTTGCTAAATTAATTAAAGTAACCATTGGAAAAGTTTACGGGGACAAAGTACAGGTATTAAGCGGATTGAACGGAGGTGAGCAAGTGGTAACCAGCGGACAGATCAACCTGGACAACGGATCTAAAGTAAACATTATAAAGTAA
- a CDS encoding TolC family protein translates to MNRKRITARKLKIGIAAAFMIFGFSSVSAQQQVSLQEAIKQALQNKAEAKKAALQIKKAEYKIDEARAGALPQISATAGLTYNPVIQESLLEFGGERIKAQLGQPWSSSAVVQLQQALFDQRVFTGLKAAKSTREFYVLNAELTNEQIIENVATAYYQVFVQEENLKTVKASYANTEKVRNVIKSLVDNGLAKSIDLDRTNVQLTNIGSNKQQLINSVELSKNALKFYMGVPISTDIELEEKTIEPKPELIASNVNLDNRTEIRVLNKNRELLQFNKKATEAYLYPTVNLTANYGWAGMGKKFPLTNGLNNGVLWSDYSAIGLNVSIPIFTGGATKAKIQQAEIDLQDLDQDIQKTQLSLDLDYKNSITNMENAIINIQSMKDNVDLAERVQKNTQSNYQYGLATLTEVLDSENALTQAKQNYSNALLDYKQAEIKLIKAKGELNTLQNL, encoded by the coding sequence ATGAACAGAAAACGTATAACTGCTAGAAAGCTAAAAATAGGGATAGCTGCAGCATTTATGATTTTCGGCTTTTCATCGGTGTCTGCCCAGCAGCAGGTTTCTCTGCAGGAGGCAATTAAGCAGGCTCTTCAAAATAAAGCAGAGGCTAAGAAAGCAGCTTTACAGATAAAAAAAGCCGAATATAAGATTGATGAGGCCAGAGCCGGTGCTCTTCCGCAGATCAGTGCAACAGCCGGACTTACATATAATCCGGTTATTCAGGAATCTTTGCTTGAATTTGGTGGAGAGAGAATCAAAGCTCAGTTGGGGCAGCCTTGGAGCTCCAGTGCTGTTGTTCAGCTTCAGCAGGCTTTGTTTGACCAAAGAGTTTTCACAGGGCTTAAGGCAGCAAAATCTACAAGAGAGTTTTACGTACTAAATGCTGAATTGACCAATGAGCAGATCATTGAGAATGTAGCAACAGCTTATTATCAGGTGTTTGTACAGGAAGAAAACCTTAAAACAGTAAAAGCTAGTTATGCCAATACTGAGAAAGTAAGAAACGTTATTAAAAGTTTGGTAGATAATGGTCTTGCAAAAAGTATAGACTTAGATCGTACCAATGTACAGCTTACGAATATCGGTTCAAACAAGCAGCAGTTGATTAACTCTGTTGAGCTTTCAAAAAATGCTCTGAAATTTTATATGGGAGTTCCTATCAGTACAGATATCGAGCTTGAAGAAAAAACGATTGAGCCTAAACCTGAATTGATAGCAAGTAATGTAAATCTTGATAACCGTACGGAAATCAGAGTTTTAAATAAAAATAGGGAGCTTCTTCAGTTTAACAAAAAAGCTACAGAAGCCTATCTTTATCCTACAGTTAACCTTACAGCAAACTATGGTTGGGCCGGAATGGGGAAAAAATTTCCTTTAACCAATGGGCTTAATAATGGAGTGCTTTGGAGTGATTATTCAGCAATCGGTTTGAATGTTAGTATTCCTATTTTCACAGGTGGGGCTACAAAAGCTAAAATTCAGCAGGCAGAAATTGATCTTCAGGATTTAGATCAGGATATCCAAAAAACACAGCTGAGTTTGGATCTGGATTATAAAAACTCCATCACCAATATGGAAAATGCAATCATTAACATCCAGAGCATGAAGGATAACGTAGATCTTGCAGAAAGAGTACAGAAAAATACCCAATCCAATTATCAGTATGGCTTAGCAACACTTACAGAAGTCTTGGATTCTGAAAATGCTTTAACACAGGCAAAACAGAACTATTCTAATGCATTGTTGGATTACAAGCAAGCCGAGATCAAGCTAATAAAAGCTAAGGGTGAATTGAACACACTACAAAACTTATAA
- a CDS encoding TetR/AcrR family transcriptional regulator, whose amino-acid sequence MSNQAKKDQTQELIKETAKNLFFVKGKFDATTQEIADEAGVNRTLINYYFRSRDKLIQIIFDEAQKVEQEKSKIIQNSDLPFKEKISEFIESCLSTSLQYPYLESYIVSQINKGTCHQREIEEDILQKMYSDIEKEMELGNIETMDPVQFILNMVSLLVFPSAIRPLFMENLMISDEDYDKIISARKEIIINMLFKN is encoded by the coding sequence ATGTCAAATCAAGCAAAAAAAGACCAAACACAGGAATTGATCAAGGAGACAGCGAAGAATTTGTTCTTTGTGAAAGGAAAATTTGATGCTACTACGCAGGAAATAGCTGATGAAGCGGGAGTAAACAGAACCCTTATTAACTATTATTTCAGATCAAGGGATAAACTGATTCAGATCATTTTTGATGAAGCTCAAAAAGTAGAGCAGGAAAAATCAAAGATCATCCAGAATTCAGATCTTCCTTTCAAGGAAAAGATCAGCGAATTTATAGAAAGTTGCCTTTCTACCAGCCTTCAGTATCCCTATCTGGAAAGTTATATCGTTTCCCAGATCAATAAGGGAACCTGCCATCAAAGAGAAATAGAAGAAGATATCCTACAAAAAATGTACAGCGATATCGAGAAAGAAATGGAATTGGGAAATATTGAAACAATGGACCCTGTACAGTTTATACTGAATATGGTTTCACTATTGGTTTTTCCAAGTGCAATTAGACCTCTTTTTATGGAGAATCTAATGATTAGTGATGAAGATTATGATAAGATTATTTCAGCACGAAAAGAAATCATTATCAATATGTTATTTAAAAACTAA
- a CDS encoding DUF7948 domain-containing protein yields the protein MKFLFHSKGLNVQLHSNGFSYDIYETKKTANPNFSKKSDKLIPNPKHYDIDEFIYEKLIHRIDIEFINSNRNPSITAEGKSSDYDNYFNIPNNSKGITNVHRFQKIRYKNIYPNIDLIFFKPNDTIKPIEYNFIINPGGKVSDIKMKFNGAPTSIKNGKLTMNVRFGEIHENIPNSWILADKKENINISFNDLGNQTFGFNSPNDTYKNILVIDPVPTRVWGSYAGGYGEEYGRIETDSKNNAYLFGSTNSTTNLATSGTYQQTIIGTFDAFLTKITKDGQKLWGTYYGTPLNDSFEDVDFDGNFNVYAGGKTYRSGSNTDATLVKFDNNGGLVYEKNFIGNSPDELYTVAYNNGQVFLGGQTMSTNFPVLNAYQPTKLSPNGYADAYLAALDALTGNMIWSSFFGASDHSTAIFKVFSSSGDLEIIGATQSPLIPMVNPFQPTFGGVSDGLYLKFSKTGTLLRSSYYGYSSQEFVWEARIVNNILILAGEFPNLNGPIYGPAGIWRVDLATNVITKATLPFHYTTQLTAYIDSESNVFFSALSNVGQTDIATSDGYMTSTGPYIKTSMIKYDINNNREWGTFYGGNGGTQLGRITKDSDGFIYLTGMSSNNTTGIATPGTFQQQGGHPSNDIFIAKFKDCKSTTTLTSNSPVCPNSTLQLNANGGTTYKWTGPNGFTSTLQNPTIPNANATNEGIYFCQVTGSSCDGVFTIDITVGDSVLPVPDIINLPDITGDCNTVITTFPTATDNCAGAITATTTDPLSYSIPGNYVIHWTYNDGHGNTATQNQNVIVSPIATPMSASTSLIFCAKNNPKISDIQITGQNIKWYDAAGGILPITTPLVNGQTYYVTQTINGCESSKRAIQVTVNTTPKPTANVNQEFCESANPALDKLIVTGTSLIFYNAAGNVLPITTPLVHGQTYYVTQTLNNCESEKLAISVTLTQDNVPAKDYSETLCNNNTGNTMTVNLHSYEASIINNPGGYIFTYTDTAGNPIANPSAYVLNIGTTVIRVKVSTAAGCFKLVRLSLTLNPKPVVTLPAKLDFCAGKSAILDPGPGFKSYLWSTGATTQTITVSNPGNYSVKVTNNFGCENTASTQVTHTVLPSIVSINITNTTATVILSETGSFEYSLDNSTWQDSNIFTNLSMGEYTVYVRTKAGCTIGQKKFSIFNIPNVITPNGDGINDTWRIAGLENYPGTEVILYDRRGMLIFKEVIKKSSFQWNGKYDQQPIPTGSYWYTIQVSDGRNYSGWLLIKNRE from the coding sequence GTGAAATTTCTATTTCACTCTAAGGGATTAAATGTACAGTTGCATTCTAATGGGTTTTCTTATGATATTTATGAAACAAAAAAAACAGCAAATCCTAATTTTTCAAAAAAGTCAGACAAACTTATTCCCAATCCCAAACATTATGATATTGATGAATTCATCTATGAAAAACTGATTCATAGAATTGATATTGAGTTTATAAATTCTAATAGAAATCCAAGCATTACTGCAGAAGGAAAGTCTTCTGATTATGATAACTATTTCAATATTCCCAATAATTCTAAAGGCATTACAAATGTCCATCGTTTCCAAAAAATTCGATATAAGAACATCTATCCCAACATTGATCTTATATTCTTCAAACCTAACGATACTATAAAACCGATTGAATACAATTTCATTATCAATCCAGGTGGAAAGGTTTCGGATATAAAAATGAAGTTCAATGGAGCACCTACGTCCATTAAAAATGGCAAACTTACTATGAATGTACGTTTTGGAGAAATTCATGAAAATATTCCTAATAGCTGGATCCTTGCTGATAAAAAGGAAAATATAAACATTTCCTTTAATGATCTGGGAAATCAAACTTTTGGATTCAACTCTCCGAATGACACCTATAAAAACATCCTTGTTATTGATCCTGTCCCTACAAGAGTCTGGGGAAGCTATGCCGGAGGGTATGGCGAAGAATATGGAAGAATAGAAACAGATAGTAAAAATAATGCCTATTTGTTTGGCTCTACCAATAGCACAACCAACCTGGCAACTTCTGGGACTTACCAACAAACTATAATAGGAACTTTTGATGCTTTTTTAACAAAAATAACCAAAGATGGACAAAAGCTATGGGGTACTTATTATGGAACACCGCTTAATGACTCCTTTGAGGATGTTGATTTTGATGGAAATTTCAATGTATATGCAGGAGGAAAAACGTATAGATCAGGAAGCAATACAGACGCTACACTGGTAAAGTTCGACAATAATGGAGGTCTAGTCTACGAAAAAAATTTTATTGGTAACTCACCAGATGAACTATATACTGTAGCTTATAATAATGGACAGGTTTTTTTAGGTGGCCAAACAATGAGTACTAACTTTCCTGTATTAAATGCATATCAACCAACAAAATTAAGCCCAAATGGTTACGCTGATGCTTATCTGGCCGCTCTAGATGCGTTAACCGGTAATATGATATGGTCTTCATTTTTTGGAGCTTCGGATCACTCAACTGCTATTTTTAAAGTATTCTCTTCTTCAGGGGATTTAGAAATTATTGGAGCTACTCAATCACCATTAATCCCAATGGTAAATCCTTTTCAACCAACTTTTGGAGGTGTATCAGACGGATTGTACTTAAAGTTCTCAAAAACAGGAACATTATTAAGATCCAGCTACTATGGATATTCCAGTCAGGAATTTGTATGGGAGGCAAGAATCGTAAATAATATTTTAATACTTGCAGGTGAGTTTCCTAATCTAAATGGGCCAATATATGGCCCAGCAGGAATTTGGAGGGTAGATCTGGCTACCAATGTTATCACCAAAGCTACTCTGCCTTTTCATTATACGACTCAGCTTACGGCTTATATTGATTCTGAAAGTAATGTATTTTTCAGTGCACTATCCAATGTAGGCCAAACCGACATAGCTACTTCTGATGGCTATATGACATCTACCGGCCCATACATAAAGACCTCAATGATAAAGTATGACATCAATAACAATAGAGAATGGGGTACATTTTATGGAGGTAATGGGGGTACTCAATTGGGTCGTATTACAAAAGACAGTGATGGCTTTATTTATTTAACAGGAATGTCTAGCAACAATACGACAGGAATTGCTACTCCCGGGACTTTTCAACAACAGGGAGGTCATCCTTCTAATGATATTTTTATTGCTAAATTTAAAGATTGTAAATCTACAACGACATTAACGTCCAATTCTCCAGTCTGTCCTAATTCAACCCTTCAACTTAATGCTAATGGAGGAACAACATACAAATGGACCGGCCCAAACGGATTTACTTCCACACTACAAAATCCTACCATTCCTAATGCTAATGCTACAAATGAGGGCATCTATTTCTGCCAGGTTACCGGATCATCTTGCGATGGCGTTTTCACAATAGATATTACTGTTGGTGATAGTGTACTACCAGTTCCTGATATTATTAACCTACCTGATATTACAGGGGATTGCAATACAGTAATCACTACTTTCCCTACTGCTACAGACAACTGTGCTGGGGCAATTACTGCAACTACAACAGATCCATTATCATACTCCATTCCAGGAAACTATGTTATTCACTGGACTTACAATGATGGCCATGGAAATACAGCTACCCAAAATCAAAATGTAATTGTTAGTCCTATAGCAACTCCTATGAGCGCAAGTACATCATTGATCTTTTGTGCGAAAAACAATCCGAAAATTTCAGACATTCAGATCACAGGTCAAAATATAAAGTGGTATGATGCAGCAGGAGGTATTTTACCAATAACAACACCTCTTGTAAACGGACAAACTTATTACGTAACTCAAACCATTAATGGCTGTGAAAGTAGCAAAAGAGCCATTCAGGTAACAGTAAACACCACTCCTAAGCCAACGGCTAATGTGAATCAGGAGTTCTGTGAATCAGCAAATCCAGCACTAGATAAGTTGATCGTAACGGGAACGTCATTGATTTTCTATAATGCAGCCGGAAATGTATTACCCATTACAACACCTCTTGTACATGGACAAACTTACTACGTAACTCAGACATTAAACAACTGTGAATCTGAAAAGTTAGCTATTTCTGTAACGCTTACTCAGGATAATGTTCCTGCTAAAGACTATTCTGAGACATTATGTAACAATAATACAGGAAATACAATGACTGTAAACCTTCATTCTTATGAGGCCAGTATCATTAATAATCCTGGTGGTTATATTTTTACTTATACAGATACAGCAGGAAATCCTATTGCTAACCCTTCAGCTTATGTTTTAAATATTGGAACAACAGTTATTCGTGTGAAAGTGTCAACTGCAGCAGGATGTTTTAAATTAGTGAGATTAAGTTTAACTTTAAATCCTAAACCTGTTGTTACTCTTCCTGCAAAGTTGGATTTTTGCGCAGGCAAATCTGCAATTCTGGATCCTGGGCCAGGATTTAAATCTTATTTGTGGAGCACAGGAGCCACCACTCAAACCATTACAGTATCCAACCCTGGAAATTATTCTGTGAAGGTAACCAACAATTTCGGATGTGAGAATACAGCTTCCACCCAAGTTACCCACACTGTTTTACCTTCTATTGTATCAATAAATATTACAAATACTACAGCTACAGTTATTCTTTCTGAAACTGGCAGCTTTGAATACTCTCTGGATAATTCCACATGGCAGGATTCCAATATCTTTACGAATCTAAGTATGGGAGAATATACAGTATATGTAAGAACAAAAGCTGGCTGTACTATTGGGCAGAAAAAATTCTCCATTTTCAATATTCCAAATGTAATCACACCTAACGGAGATGGCATCAATGATACCTGGAGAATAGCAGGATTAGAAAATTATCCCGGAACTGAAGTTATCCTGTACGACAGAAGAGGAATGCTTATTTTTAAGGAAGTAATAAAGAAATCTTCTTTCCAGTGGAATGGGAAATACGACCAACAACCTATTCCTACAGGAAGCTATTGGTACACGATACAGGTTTCTGATGGGAGAAATTATAGCGGATGGCTATTAATTAAAAATAGAGAATAA